In the genome of Bacteroides mediterraneensis, the window GGGTTATTGTGTGTGGCTTGCCGTATTTCCTCTCCTTTATGGGCACAGAATGTGAAGGAGTTCAGGACTGTTCCGTTGGATTCCATCAGGTTAAGTGATCCTTGTATTTTGGCTGACGAGCCAAGTCGTATGTATTATATGACGGGTACTGGAGGACTGTTATGGAAAAGTAAGGACCTAAAACTTTGGGAAGGTCCGTATAAGGTGGCCCACACGAATCCACATTCCTGGATGGGGCCGGACCCGATGATTTGGGCTGCAGAGTTGCATGCGTATAAGGATAAATACTATTATTTTGCGACCTTTACCAACCGGGCTTTAAAAATCGATACGGTAAAAGGTAACGTAATTGAACGGAGGGCATCCCATATCTTGGTCAGTGATTGTCCGGAGGGTCCTTACCGTCCGATGCAGGATGAGGTATATTTGCCGGCTGATAAGCCGACGTTGGACGGTACGTTCTGGGTGGATACGGATGGAAAACCTTATATGGTTTATTGCTATGAGTGGTTGCAGAATTGGGACGGGACGATTGAAAAAATTGAGTTGAAGCCCGATTTGAGCGGTTCGGTAGGCGAGGGAAAATTGCTGTTCCGTTCCAGTGAATGTCCTTGGAGCCGGGAGATACGTGACGGGAAGGAAGTGCCCAACAAGGTGACTGACGGTCCTTATCTGTTTCGGACAGCCACCGGACGGTTGGGCATGATATGGACCAGCTGGATTCACAATGTCTATACCCAAGGGGTAGCCTATTCACAGAGTGGCACACTGGATGGCCCTTGGATTCAGGAGCCTGAACCCATCACTCCCCCCGATTTCGGACATGGTATGTTGTTTCAGACCTTGGAGGGTAAATGGCTGATGGCTGTACATAGCCATAAAGAGGTGAACGGAGTGTATATCCGTGTGCCTCATTTGTTTGAAGTAGACTTGTCCGGGGATAAGTTGCAAGTCGGAAAAGAATACAAACCATAAATAACAAATATAGATAAAGATGAAAATGAAAAGACTTTACCTTTTGGGATGTTTCTGCCTGTTATGGACAATGGTCTGCACGGCAGCGAATCCGAAGAAAATCCGGAGTGGAGAAATCTGGCCCGATAACCAGGGAGTGCACGTCAATGCCCATGGTGGAGGGGTGTTGTATCATGAAGGTACCTATTATTGGTATGGAGAAAATAAATCGGATACCACCAGCAGTGCGATGGTAGGCATCATGTGTTATTCTTCTTCCAATCTGGTGGACTGGAAAAATGAAGGGGTCGCACTTCCAGTGGTAAAGGATGATGCGAACAGCGATATCGTGCAGGGCTGTATCATGGAACGTCCGAAAGTGATTTATAACCCGAAAACCAAAAAGTTTGTCATGTGGTTCCATTTGGAACTGAGAGGAAAAGGTTATGCGGCAGCCCGTTCGGCTGTGGCCGTTTCCGATACCCCGACAGGACCGTTCAAGTATATCCGTTCCGAACGCATCAATGCGGGGAAACTGCCTTTCGATATGACTGAAGCGCAGCGTACCGCTTTGGATACCTTGGATGCGGAGAAATACAAGGAATGGTGGACACCGGCCTGGTATCAGGCAATTGACAAAGGTCTGTTCGTAAAACGCGATTTGGCGGGAGGACAGATGGCGCGCGACATGCAATTGTTTGTAGATGATGACGGGAAGGCTTATCACATTTACTCCTCGGAAGACAATCTTACGTTACAGATTGCAGAACTGAGCGAGGATTTCCTGAGCCATACCGGCAAGTATGTGCGGGTAGCTCCTGCCGGTCACAATGAAGCTCCGGCTTTGTTTAAGAAAGACGGCATGTATTGGATGATTACCTCCGGGTGTACAGGCTGGGCACCCAATGAGGCTCGCATGTTTTCCGCTCCCAGTATCTTAGGCCCGTGGACCAAACATCCGAATCCCTGCCGGGGCCCGAAGTCGGAAATCACCTTTGGCGGACAGAGCACGTATGTGCTTCCGGTTCCGGGAAAGAAAGACGCCTTTATCTTCATGGCCGATATCTGGCGCCCGAAGCATCCCAGTGATGCCCGCTACATCTGGTTGCCCATTCAGTTTGAGGAAGGTGTTCCTTATGTGGAATGGATGGACAGCTGGTCGCTTGATTTCTTTAAATGATAGTATAATTTGAAATTTGTATTTTAAGAAAAGAGGCCGTCTCAAAATGAAATATAATTTGAGATGGCCTTTTTTGTGTCTGCAAAAAAAATCGGGCAAGCCAAACTTCGCTCAGTCAGGACTTGCCCGTCTCCCTAATTTTTCGTATCTTAGGGAATCAAGCAATATATTCCAAAGATAATGTTTAAAAACTATACCTCCAACGATAATCTGCTTTTACCTCCGTGTTTAGGCGATTTTATTCCCCAGAACGATCCGGTCCGGGTTGTTCACCGTATCATTGAACAGATCAGCCTGGAAGAACTTTACCGCAAGTACTCCGTCAAAGGCTGTCCGGCCTACCATCCCCGCATGATGCTGCAGATTCTGGTATATGCCTATCTGCGCAATATCTATTCCAGCCGCCGCATTGAGGAGTTCTGCCGCAATGACATCCGCTTCATGTGGCTGACCGGTACCAGGACGCCTGACCACAACACCATCAACCGTTTTCGCAGCAGCCGGCTGAAGGATGTGCTCAAGACCGTCTTCGCCACCATCGTGAAGTTCCTCGTGGCGGAGGGCTTTGTAAGTCTGGACGTGGCCTGCACCGACGGGACGAAGATGGAGGCGAACGCCAACCGTTATACGTTCGTCTGGGGCAAGTCCATCCACACCCGCATCTCCAGAATTGCGGAACAGCTTGAGGAGATATGGCGGTACGCCGAGTCCGTCACCAAGCAGGAACTGCGCGACTCCGCTCCCGTCACTTACCAGGACATCACCCCCGAGAAGGTGGAAAGGGCGCTGGAACAGATACATGAAGCTCTGGAGGGAACGGATGCGGACCGGAAAGTGAAGGCCAAGGTCCGGCGCGTGAGGAAGGCATGGCCCGAACAGCTGAAGAAATACGAATCCCAGGGAAAGATTCTCGACGGGCGCAACAGCTACTCCAAGACAGACCCCGACGCCACGTTCATGCGGATGAAGGAGGACCACATGAGGAACGGGCAGCTCAAGCCCGGATACAACCCGCAGGTCAGTACCAACGGACAGTTCATCCTGAACTATACCCTCCACCAGTGTGCCGGTGACACCTCCACCTATCCCCTGCACATGGAAGACTTCCATTCCCTGTACGGCAGATATCCTGACGTGTCCGTCTGTGA includes:
- a CDS encoding glycoside hydrolase family 43 protein; this translates as MVCTAANPKKIRSGEIWPDNQGVHVNAHGGGVLYHEGTYYWYGENKSDTTSSAMVGIMCYSSSNLVDWKNEGVALPVVKDDANSDIVQGCIMERPKVIYNPKTKKFVMWFHLELRGKGYAAARSAVAVSDTPTGPFKYIRSERINAGKLPFDMTEAQRTALDTLDAEKYKEWWTPAWYQAIDKGLFVKRDLAGGQMARDMQLFVDDDGKAYHIYSSEDNLTLQIAELSEDFLSHTGKYVRVAPAGHNEAPALFKKDGMYWMITSGCTGWAPNEARMFSAPSILGPWTKHPNPCRGPKSEITFGGQSTYVLPVPGKKDAFIFMADIWRPKHPSDARYIWLPIQFEEGVPYVEWMDSWSLDFFK
- a CDS encoding IS1182 family transposase, which encodes MFKNYTSNDNLLLPPCLGDFIPQNDPVRVVHRIIEQISLEELYRKYSVKGCPAYHPRMMLQILVYAYLRNIYSSRRIEEFCRNDIRFMWLTGTRTPDHNTINRFRSSRLKDVLKTVFATIVKFLVAEGFVSLDVACTDGTKMEANANRYTFVWGKSIHTRISRIAEQLEEIWRYAESVTKQELRDSAPVTYQDITPEKVERALEQIHEALEGTDADRKVKAKVRRVRKAWPEQLKKYESQGKILDGRNSYSKTDPDATFMRMKEDHMRNGQLKPGYNPQVSTNGQFILNYTLHQCAGDTSTYPLHMEDFHSLYGRYPDVSVCDAGYGSEENYLYAFRHGIETFIKYNYFHKEQKRSFRNDPFLSANFYYNEETDGMYCPMGQRMERLSDVKRTTDNGFVQTISRYRARNCKGCPLRCRCHRSRSERIVQVNHRLRKIKEREREKLLSAEDLKYRSQRPQDVEAVFGNLKNNKHFKRFHLRGLKKVEIEFGLLAIAHNLAKVAS
- a CDS encoding glycoside hydrolase family 43 protein, with amino-acid sequence MRNKHWYIFYFVGLLCVACRISSPLWAQNVKEFRTVPLDSIRLSDPCILADEPSRMYYMTGTGGLLWKSKDLKLWEGPYKVAHTNPHSWMGPDPMIWAAELHAYKDKYYYFATFTNRALKIDTVKGNVIERRASHILVSDCPEGPYRPMQDEVYLPADKPTLDGTFWVDTDGKPYMVYCYEWLQNWDGTIEKIELKPDLSGSVGEGKLLFRSSECPWSREIRDGKEVPNKVTDGPYLFRTATGRLGMIWTSWIHNVYTQGVAYSQSGTLDGPWIQEPEPITPPDFGHGMLFQTLEGKWLMAVHSHKEVNGVYIRVPHLFEVDLSGDKLQVGKEYKP